Part of the Halodesulfovibrio aestuarii DSM 17919 = ATCC 29578 genome, ACTGTCACCTATGTGACTCACGAAGAATATAAGGGAAATACCCAAAAAAGCGTTGCCATTATTCGAACTGGTGAGTTTACTCCATATGCAAATATCACACTGAAATCCGGCGTCGTATTTTAATGGAGCCAGTAGTTATGGATAACGTGCTACTCAGGTTGGAAGGTATTGAAAAAAGCTTCCCCGGTGTAAAAGCACTGGATGGAGTTAATCTTACAGTCACAGCCGGACGCGTCATGGCGCTCATTGGTGAAAACGGCGCGGGTAAGTCTACACTTATGAAGGTGCTTACAGGCATCTATAAACGTGATGCCGGAACCATGACCTACCTCGGGGAAAAGACCGAGTTCAAAGGCCCTGCTCAGTCTCAAGCCGCTGGAATCTCTATTATCCATCAGGAATTAAACCTCCTTCCGGAACTCTCTATTGCTGAAAATATTTTTCTCGGTAGAGAACAAACCGGAAGACTCGGCAATATTCGATGGGATCGAATGTACCGGGATGCAGACGAACTGCTGCAACGTCTAGGTGTCACACGTTCTTCAAAAACTCGACTCGGCGAACTTGGTATCGGCGAACAACAGATGGTAGAAATTGCAAAAGCGTTATCGTTTGAATCGCGTGTTATCATCATGGACGAACCAACCGATGCTCTGACAGACACAGAAACACAGGCTCTTTTCTCCGTAATTAATGAACTTCGCGACGCAAACTATGGCGTCGTGTATATTTCCCATCGCTTAAAAGAAATATTCGAAATCTGCGATGACGTTACAATCCTGCGTGACGGGAAATTCATTGCGGAAATGTCGGTTAACGACATCAACGAAGAGACGCTTATTGAACTAATGGTTGGTCGCAAATTAGAAGAACAATACCCACGAATCGCGGTTGCAAAAGGTGATGTCCTTTTACGGACAAAAGAGCTTTCTGCCGAGGGTGTGGACAAGGTCAACCTTGATATATGCGAAGGCGAAATTGTCGGCGTTGCCGGCCTCATGGGAGCTGGCCGTACAGAACTTATGAAAGCAATCTTCGGTGCAAATCCTGTCACTGCTGGCGACATCACCTTAAAAGGTAAAAGAATACACATCCGCAGCCCCAAAGATGCTCTTGATGCAGGAATTGCTTTTATCAGTGAGGATCGCAAAGCGGACGGGCTCATCCTTGGCCTCTCTGTAAAAGAAAATATGACGCTCTCCGCCCTCAAACATTTCAGTAATGTCTCAGGGTACGTGGATCACTCTAAAGAACGTGAAGCTGTGGACGACTACATTGGGACATTCAACATCAAAACTCCAAGCCGGAGGCAGCCTGTCGGGAATCTTTCCGGAGGAAACCAGCAAAAAGTTGCCATTGCCAAAGGCCTTATGACCCGTCCTAAGATACTCATCCTCGACGAACCTACCCGCGGAGTTGATGTAGGCGCAAAAAAAGAAATCTACCAGATCATCAACACATTTAAAAAAGAAGGCATGAGCATTATTCTTGTTTCCTCAGACATGCCGGAAATTCTCGGAATGAGCGACCGTATTGTTGTAATGCATGAAGGCCGTATCAGTGGTGAGTTTGCCGCTGCCGAGGCTACTCAGGAAAATATTATGGCCTGCGCTGTAGGCAAGAAGCGTTAGGATAACATCCGTATGACAACTCAAAAGAAAACACTCACCACAAAACTTATTGAGCAGAAAACACTTATCGCACTTATCATTATGATTGTGGTAGTATCCCTGCTGAATCCACATTTTTTCACCACTGGCAACATTCTGAACATTCTCAGACAAACCGCGGTTAACGCCATTATCGCCGTGGGAATGACCATGGTTATTCTTACAGCAGGAATTGACCTCTCAGTTGGTTCTATTCTTGCCCTGTGCGGAGCCATAGGCGCATCCCTTATTGCCAGCGAGCTTCCAGTACTTGTTGCAATCGGCGCATCTCTTACGGCTGGCGCCATTGTTGGAGGTGTCACTGGTATTATCATCGCAAAAGGCAAAGTGCAGGCATTTATCGCCACACTTGTTGCCATGACTCTGGTGCGCGGACTCACACTTGTGTATACAGACGGCCGTCCTATTTCCACTGGATTTACAGATGTTGCAGATAATTTTGCGACTATAGGAACCGGCTATCTGCTCGGTGTTCCAGTCCCTGTATGGATTATGGCGATCACCTTTCTTACGGCATGGTACCTGCTCAACCATACCCGTCTTGGCCGGTACATCTATGCACTTGGTGGCAACGAAGCAGCCACACGTCTTTCCGGCATAAATGTAGACCGCATTAAAATTACTGTTTACGCACTCTCCGGCCTGCTATCCGCACTGGCAGGCCTTATCGTCACATCCCGTCTTTCCTCTGCACAGCCTACAGCAGGTGCAGGCTATGAGCTTGATGCCATTGCTGCCGTTGTTCTTGGCGGCACCAGTCTTATGGGCGGCAAAGGCTCCATTATTGGTACCCTTCTCGGGGCACTTATCATCGGTTTTCTTAACAATGCTTTGAACTTGCTTGATGTTTCATCGTACTACCAGATGATCGCCAAAGCACTGGTAATTCTTCTGGCTGTCCTTATTGATACAAAAAGCAAATAAGATCCTAATTCTAAGGAGAATCTGCAATGAAAAGACTGTTTGGTTTTACTGCGACGTTGGTACTTACTTTGGCTCTTTGCATTCCTGCCCACGCAAAAGATACCATTGCACTTGTTGTTTCCACGCTAAACAACCCATTCTTTGTCGCCCTGAAAGATGGTGCTGTTACCAAGGCAAATGAAATGGGAATTGAACTCATCGTGCTTGATTCCCAGAACGACCCGAGCAAAGAGCTCGCTAATGTTGAAGACCTCACAGTACGCGGCGTTAAAGCTATCCTCATCAATCCTACTGATTCTGATGCGGTCTCCAATGCTATCCGTATGATCAACAACGCAAATATTCCGGTTATCACACTTGACCGTGGCGCAACTCGCGGAAAAGTGGCAAGCCACATTGCTTCTGATAACGTGGCTGGTGGTAAAATGGCTGGCGATTATATGGCAGAACTCCTTGGTAAGGGCGCTAAGGTAATCCAGATTGAAGGTCTTGCCGGAACCTCTGCAGCACGTGATCGTGGTGAAGGATTTGCTCAGGCTGTTAAAGCAAATGACTTTAAGCTACTTGCAAGCCAACCGGCAGATTTTGACCGTACAAAAGGTCTTAACGTGATGGAAAACCTCCTCGCAGCACAGCCGGATGTTCAAGGCGTATTCGCACAGAACGATGAAATGGCTCTCGGCGCGGTACAGGCTGTTAAAGCCGCAGACAAAAAAGTGGTCATCGTTGGGTTTGACGGTACCAAAGACGGCATGGCAGCTGTAAAGCGCGGCGACATGGCAGCAACCATCGCCCAGCAGCCTGCGCTCATCGGCTCCCTCGGTGTCGAAACCGCTGGCAAAATCCTGAAAGGCGAAAAAGTAGAAGCAAACATCCCTGTCCCGCTCAAAGTTGTTAAATAGTATTTATGTGTGCCTCCGGCGGAGGCGGGAAACCTTGTGTAATGCAGGGGCAAGCCCCGCCCGCCGGAAGCTGACGTTGCGGAGTACGTATGGCTACGAAAAAACTCGTTGTTCTTGGCAGTGTTAATGCTGACCACATTCTACAGGTCGAATCTTTTCCCCGTCCTGGAGAAACTGTTTCCGGTCACGGTTACCGTGTTGTCCCCGGCGGAAAGGGGGCAAATCAGGCTGTCGCTGCTGGACGTCTTGGCGCAGAGATTTCTCTTATTGCCTGTGTAGGTGATGATGATTTCGGCAAACACATGATTGACGCTTTCGTTAAAGACGGAGTTCAAACAGGCGCAGTGACGACCATTCCGAATACCCCTACAGGTATCGCAATCATCTACGTTGACGCCAACGGAGAAAACTCCATTGGAATTTCTGCGGAAGCCAACGCACACCTGCTTCCGGAACTTGTAGAACCGCATCTTTCTCTCTTAAACAGTGCGCATACCTTGCTTATGCAATTGGAAACACCACTCATTACAGTTGAAATGATGGCAAAAGCTGCTCACTTGGCAAACAAGGTAGTTATACTCAATCCCGCACCTGCGCGCCCGCTTCCAGATTCTTTACTGGCGAATGTAACTATAATTACCCCAAATGAAACGGAAACAGAAATACTAACAGGCATTACAGTTAAAACAGAAGAAGACGCTCATAAAGCTGCTAATGTGTTCCATGCAAAAGGCGTGGACAAAGTTGTTATAACACTGGGAGCTGGAGGAGCATTTGTAAGTGATGAGTCCGGTACTCGAATTATTACTGGCTTTACTGTAAGTCCTACTGATACAACTGCTGCTGGTGATGTGTTTAATGGAGCTTTGGCTACTGCACTTCTTGAAAATAAAACAATGAACGATGCTGTTCTATTTGCACATGCTGCAGCTGCTATATCCGTCACCCGTCTCGGAGCGCAAACATCTATTCCGACACGTAAAGAAGTCGAAGATTTTTTTGTTAAAGAATGATGCTTTACGTCACACTAGTGAGTCTTACAGTACTATTGTAAGCAACTAGGTAGCTTCGTTTACACTAATACATCTAAAAACTGTGTCCTTCCTCATCTAATAGGACACAGTTTTTTCCATTTTTCTTTCACTATCTGTGGTAAAAATCCATCTGCTATCACTTTGAAATAAATAGTAGTCAATATTCCTCCAGACAGCTTGCCAATAACAAAACTGTATGCCAAAATTCGGCGTGTTTTGATGCGATCAAATTGACCCTAACTCAAGCAGAGACGCTATGACTCGAATATCAAATTCTATACGCACATTCCTGTTGTCCGCCATGGCGCTCTGCCTATTCTGCGTGACTGTCCCCTCCACTGCTCATGCCACATCGCAAGAAATGCGGCTAACCTCTTTTCGTCTTTCTGAAACCGATGGCGCTTTGATGCTCAATTTTGGAGTAGGAGTTACTCAGCTTGACCAGCTCCGGGTATTGCTGACAGAAGGCGCACAGGTTGAGCTTAACTGCCAAGTGCACCTATCCAGACCACGCTCATACTGGTTCAGAAAAAGCTTAGCCGAAACAAATATCACAAGTCATCTTTACTATGACACGCTTACAAAAGAGTACTACCTCACCCTCCCTGACACCAAAGCACCACAAAGAAATAAGAGCTTACGCAAATTGCTCGATGGGGCATGGAAGTCTATCACGCTTCCGGTAGGGAGTACGACATTATTGACTTCCGGTAACGAATACAGGGTTACTCTTCATATCGAGATGATTAATACTGACGTACCTGAATGGCTCACAAAGTCGTTCTTTTTCTGGTCATGGGATCCTGCTCCTCCAATACAATACTCAACGGACTTTACGTACTGATAGTACGCTGGAACACCTATGACCCCTAATGATCAGGGCACAATTATAGTAAACGCAATCGACGCACGCGAAAAAAAACGTCGCAAGCGCGAACTCATTCTTGCGGCTGTTGTCTTTCTCGTCATCATAACCCTTACATGGATAGAGCTTAAGTACCTCGGTGTGGATTCCTACTTTTTCCTTGCCTTGTTCAACTTAAACTTTATTCTCGTTCTTCTTATTCTCTTCATCGTACTGCGTAACGGGGTAAAACTTATCCTCGAACGCCGCCGCAAGGTACTTGGCTCTCATCTACGAACACGCCTTGTCCTTGTCTTCATGTGCCTTTCGCTTATCCCGACAGCCCTTATGTTCGTCATTAGCACACAATTCGTGCAAACATCTGTGGACTACTGGTTTAAAAATCAGGTTGAAACGTCTATGGAAACAGCGCTGGATATTGGACAGGCTTTCTATGCAGACTCACTCAATGATTTGGAGCATTTCAGCAATAATATCATCGAAAAAATCCGTGACCGGAAGTTTGCATGGGGCGGGAAGGGGATGGACAGCTTCCTTGAAGACAAACGTTCTGAATACAACTTAACCGTTGTGGGCGTTATGAGCCCTAAGCATGCAGAACAGAATTGGCACGGCAGAAAAGACATTGAAAAAGTTTGGGAAGAAACCAAAAGCCGTATCAATTGGGGAAATCTGGAAAAAAATCCACGCTTCTGGTCACTCATCTGGCCTGGTGCCGCTTCTGACTATGCGGTAGGCGTCATGCCTGTAGATGAAGGAAAAACAGGCTATCTCGTACTCGTTCGCAGTATAGGCAAGGACACCATGTTCAAGCTTGACCGCATTGTTCGAGGTCTGGACGAATATAAAAAACTTCGTACCCTCAAACGTCCGCTTAAAGTTACGCTCTATTTCATTCTGGGCGTGGTTACCCTGCTTATCATTCTTGGCGCCATGTGGTTCGGTTTCCGTCTTGCTAAAGAACTTGTTGAACCAATCCTTGCCCTTGGCAAAGCCACCGAACGAATTTCCAGAGGCGACCTCTCCGTACGCCTTGAAGATACGTCTAATGACGAACTGGGCGTTCTAGTTGCTTCATTCAACCGTATGGCTGAGGACTTGGAACAAAGCCGCAACAGCATTACTGATGTTAATACAAAGCTCGAAAAACAAAATCTCGAAAAAGAACAACGTAACCGTTATATTGAAGCAGTTCTCGACAACACGGCTGCCGGCGTAGTTTCCGTTGACTCTCTCGGACAAATTTCTACCATCAACAAAGCTGCTGCAAGCATGTTCGGTGTATCTGCTCAGGCTCTCATTGGCTGGAACGTGCGCTCTCTTTTGCGAAACCGCGTTGAAGGCGAACTTGTGGGCGAACTTGTAACACATTTCCAGACCACACCGGAATCACCATGGAAGCGTGAAATTGCCGTGAATATCGGCGGCAGAGAACTTAAGCTACTTCTCAGCGCTATAGGTCTCCCCGCGCATGACAGCAATCAATTTGGTTTTGTAGCGGTAATCGAGGACATTACTGAACTTGAAAAAATGCAACGTATGGCGGCATGGCGCGAAGTTGCACGGCGCATTGCGCACGAAATCAAAAACCCGCTCACTCCGATCAAGCTTTCCGCCCAGCGTCTGCAACGCAAATATGGCAAACAGATTGAAGAGCCTGCATTCAGCCAATGCACTAATCTTATTGTAAAAGAAGTCGAAGAACTGCAAAACATGGTTCAGGAGTTCTCCGCTTTTGCAAAACTGCCGGAAGTTATGCTTGCACCGGGGACAATTGCCCCGCTGCTTCAGGAACTTGTGACGTTGTACAAAAACTCCCACAGTAATATCAGCTGGAATTACCAACGGATAAACGACATTCCGATTATACAGATGGATAGTTCTGCCCTAAAACGTGTATTCATGAACATAATGTCCAACGCAGCTGAAATTCTTTCAGGACAAAACAACGCAACAGTTACTGTTACTCTTGAGCATAAACACGAATTAGGGCTTGTACGCGTTGATGTGGAAGACAATGGCCCGGGACTTACTCAGGAAGAGCGTTCGCGTCTGTTTGAACCATATTTCTCTCACAAGAAAGGTGGTACCGGACTTGGTCTGACCATCGTAAAATCTATCATCAGCGACCACCGTGGGTACGTACGCGCCAACAGTCCAGAACATGGTGGAACCATTGTCACAGTGGAGCTTCCTGTGGTATAATATTATCTGAATATTAATAAACGTTCCAACCCAGAACAAGAGGGAGCCAAAAACAATGCGCGCTGTACTTCTTGGTGGTTCGGGTTTTATTGGCAGAGCACTCACAAGCCGTCTGCTTGAAAATGATGTTCATGTAGTGGTCACATCACGTAATCCTCAACATGGTCGGTACCTTATTCCTGAAGGACACTCTTTCCATGTTGATTTTGCACTTTGGGACGGAAAAGACCCTGAACAACTCTCAACACACATCAAATCAGCCGATGCAGTTATCAACTTGATCGGTTCTAACATTGCTGCCGGACGCTGGACAGAAGAACGAAAGGAAGAAATTCGGAATTCCCGTATTTCAGCCGGAAACGCGCTATGCAGTGCTATTTCCATGCTGGAGGACAGACCGAAAGTAGTCATCCAAAGTTCGGCAATAGGTTTTTACGGAGCACACCCGACCTCCCCTGAAAATAGCTATGTGACTGAAGACAGTTCTGCTGGTCAGGGTTTTCTTGCATCCGTTTGCAAAGAATGGGAAGATTCAACGGCTTGCATGGACACTAGTGGAACCCGAAGAGTCATCATTCGTTCCGGCCTTGTGTTGGGCAACGGCGGTGTCTTGCATAAATTTCTTCCACCGTTCAAGTTCGGTGTCGGAGGCCCACTAGGAAACGGTAAGCAGGTAATGTCATGGATCCATATTCAGGATCAAGTCGACGCAATAATCCACATAATTAAGACTTCTTCTTGCACAGGCGTATTCAACCTTACTTCACCGAATCCTGAAACAATGGATACATTCTGCCGTACTCTCGGGTCAGTTCTGGGAAAACCGTCATGGTTACGTGTTCCGGCTCCGCTGTTACGCATAGCACTCGGAGAAATGGCTGAAGAACTCATTCTGCAGGGGCAGCGTGTCTTACCAGAAAAATTACTTGAATCCGGTTTCTGCTTTTCATATCCATCTCTGGATGACGCACTTGCCAACATCCTTCGTCCTTAGGCTCACACATTTCGTTTCTGTTTAATCACCTTATGGAGCTTCTATGCCTCAGTCCAAGGCTCGTATATTAATTATTGATGATGAAGAGGGAATCCGCTTTTCGCTGCGCGGTATTCTAGAAGACGAAAACTACATTGTGGATGAAGCAGAGAGTGGCGAACTTGGACTTAAGGCTGTTAAGGAATTATCGCCGGATCTCGTCTTCCTCGACATCTGGCTGCCCGGTATGGACGGCATGGAAGTACTGACCAATATCAAGCAGCATGACAAGACTCTCCCCGTCATTATGATCTCAGGACACGGCAACATCGAAACCGCCGTTAATGCCATCAAATATGGCGCACATGACTTTATTGAAAAACCGCTCTCTTTAGAAAAAGTCGTCATTGCGGCTGACAAGGCTCTAGAATTTCAGAACCTGCGTAAAGAAAACATAGCACTCAAATCCAGAATCCGCACTGAACAGACAATAGAAATCACAGGTAATTCTGCTCCGGTTGTAGAACTACGCGAGCAAATTGAACGAGTAGCTCCTACTGATACCTGGGTACTCATCACAGGTGAGAACGGAACGGGCAAAGAAATTGCCGCACGTTCCATCCATGCGCATTCTCGCAGGTCAGAGCAGCCTCTAGTTGCAGTAAACTGTGCCGCAATACCCGAAGAACTTATTGAATCAGAGCTGTTCGGGCATGAACGTGGTGCTTTTACCGGTGCGGATCAATCCAAAACCGGCAAGTTTGAAATGGCTGACAACGGCACGCTCTTTCTCGACGAGATCGGTGACATGAGCATGAAAACGCAAGCAAAAATCCTGCGCATCCTGCAGGAACAGTCCTTCGAGCGTGTCGGCGGAAACAAGACCATCAAAGTAAATGTTCGGGTCATTGCGGCGACAAATAAAACACTCGAGGATGAAATTCGTGAGGGAAACTTCCGGGAAGATCTTTATTACCGCCTGCGAGTATTTCCAATTTACGTCCCGCCGCTCAGAGAGCGTGGTTCCGACATCATCCTGCTTATTCAAAACTTCATCACTGCTCTTGTTGCAGAACATGGCTTTAAGCCACTCTCATTCGACGATGAGGCTACCACAGCGCTGCTTCAGTACGGTTGGCCGGGTAATGTACGCGAGTTAAAAAACTTTGTGGAACGTATGCTCATTATGTACGGTGGAAAAACAATTACTGCCAAAATGCTACCACCTGAATTCTCACAATTTGTACAGCAACCATCAGCCAGCTGCGAACAGCTTATCTCTGGTGGCTCTGTTGATTTTAAAGAAGCACGCAACCACTTTGAAGCAGCATTTCTTGAAGCCAAGCTCAAAGAATACGAAGGTAATATTACCAGACTTGCAGAAGCCATCGGTCTGGAACGCAGTTATCTCTACCGCAAGTTGCGATCATACAATATTCAATCAGAATAGACTTTTTTTCTTTATAGTTGCAGCATACTGATTTTTTTATGCATCCCGACACACAATCCATTCTACTAAGTGTGCAGGCTGGGTAATCTTCCGTAAATAAAAAAGCTATCGTCAAAAAATTATAAAAAAAGGGTGGAGTTTGTAACTCCACCCTTTTTTATTCAGTAATTAAAAACGGAAACAAAATTTTGTAAAAAATATTCGAATAATCGCAACCTAAAAGAATGTTCTCTCGCAGCGATTGTAAAGGAAAGTCCACTTTCTCTGTCGAAGGTCATAACCAAATGAGAGATAAGGCACTTTACAGACGAAGCTACATTAATTCCTTAATAGGATAAATTCGTTGCAGCAGCGTGGTTTTATTTTTGCTGATGGTCAGTTGCAATGCATATACTTCACTAAAAAGCATAGATTCCGGTACAGCGAAGGTTGTAACAATTCGCTTAAATCGGTTTATACTAAAGTCCATATCCTTATCATTCGCATCAATAACGACCACTTTTCCTTCTCTGGAAATAAAAGAAAGCGTGATTGTGCCACGAATAGTTCCCTTAGCATTTTTATTGTCCAATTTAAGCGACAATCGCAGGTTTCCACCTGTAGCTTTTTGCAATTTGAGGTTGGACACTTCAACGAGGTTGGTATCAACTATTTTCAAAATAGAAGAAAGATCAATCGGCGGTGGTAGCTCAGTTGAGGCTGACACACTCATAGAGGAGAATAGAGCCTGAAGTTCTTCAGGATCATTAGATTGCAAAATTTGTTCTATATTTTCAAGGCGTTCAACATACACTTTTAAATCGCGTAATTCTTTTTGCACGCCATGCCGTTCATTCATAAGAGCGGTATTTTTTTCCCACAATGAAAAGCTCGTAAAAATTCCGCATGCTGCCACTAACACCACGCAGAACAAAACGACCAGAAGCATTCGTAAACTAGACGAACTCACTCTGTATCGCCGTACGTTCGTATCATCACGCATTATGAGGACACTATACTTTTCACTCATCTATCAGGATCTCCACTCTTCACTTACAATGACCCATTGGTCACCTTGGGGCTGTAAAACCAGTGTCTTTTGTCCTTGGTCTGCATATCCTGTACTATCTGCATAATCTTGCTTCATACGCACTACAAGCCCCCGTCGGGACATGGACATTTTAATGTCAGAAAGTACAATTCTTACAGGCTTACTTTGCTGCCAGATCTCACGCTTATGTTCCGCGATGGCCTCAACACCCCGCCGCGAACCTTGCACCGCATTGTGTGCATATCTGCTGAGATACGCATCAACTGACTCATTTTTCCAATCTTTGATCCAACCATCAAGAAAGTTATGCACATTTGAGGCGATAGCGTCAAGATACGCCTTTTCTATACCTATTTTCCTCTCTTTCCACTCCATACCAACGATTACAAACTCTCCAGCACTATTTTTTTGCCAGTACAAACGTCGGACACCTTGAGAAACAAGGTTCGGGGCTCGATAGTATTGATCGAACCATGTTACCCAGTAATCGGGGCCTTGGAGTACATTGACATTATTTGTCCATGTAATGATCCAGGGAAGTCGAACAAAAAGACGTTTCTTTCTTTGAGCAAAAGCCGAAAAAGATTCACTCATACTCTTAGTAAAAGCCTCGGATGAGAACATTTTCAAAAAATCAGGAGATTTATTCCGCCATGCGGCAAGCCACTGCTGAGCTTTTTCTTTCAACTCAACAAAGTCTGAACCTGCTTTAAAGTACGGTGCAACCTGTTCGGCTAAAATTACAGGCGTATTAATTGTTACCTTAGAATCTAGATCGGCAATATCTGGATTATTTAAAGCAATACATCCTTTTGTTTCTCTTGGAACAATAGGAGTCCCTCTTCCGTGGATCCAAATACCATGGCCGTCTTTTTCTTTAAGCTTGTCCACTGGGTTGGGGTAATTAAGAGTATACGCTTCTTTTCCGTACAAGGCGTAGTCTAACCCACTGGTACGACGATTCTCTACAAAGTAGATACCCTCAGGAGTTTTTTTGTCTCCCTCACGCTGCTTATCGCCTTTAACCTGTCCGGAACTGCAAGGAATTTTACTGGAAGAAAGTTCACTGGCTTTCTGACCAAAAAACTGAGCAAATTGTTTGGATTTATCAACCGTAACAAGCATGGGGAGCTTTGCAGCATCTTTAGTAACAACAGCCTGCCAACCGGAAAAAGCCGGAACAACTGAAATGCTAAGCCAAAGGCAAATCAAAAAAAAGTACGAAAGCAAACGCATGAACATCCTTATTCCGGGAGAAGCGCCCCCGCATGCCGTAAGTAATTTGAAAGCAATAGTAATTATAAATCCAAACTGACAAAGGACATGAGAGAAGCAAACTTGTCAAGAAGTTGCGACCTAATGTCTCAGAAAAAAAAGAGTGCTTCCATACAGAAGCACTCTATACCATCTAATTTAGAACGTGCTAGTTTGTAGCAAGCGCTACAAGTTCTTTACGATCAAAGATAGATACAAGTTTGTATCCACGCTCTGCAAGTGCTTCTCGTCCACCTTCATCGCGGTCAAGCACTGCACATACGCAAGACACTTTGAGGCCGGAAGCTTCAATGCGTTCAATTGCAGTAATTACAGACCCGCCAGTGGTTACCACGTCTTCAAGCATAACAACCACGTCGCCCTCTGCAAAGTTTGCAAGTCCTTCTACACCCTGTCCGGTACCATGACCTTTAGGTTGTTTACGCACGATGAGTGCAGGAAGGTGCCCGCCCTTTTCATAAGAAATAACAGAAGTAGAACTTACAAGGGGGTCTGCACCAAGGGTCATCCCGCCCACGCCTTTTACTTCCGCAGCATTCTCAAGGCCGCAAATCAGTTCATAAAACAGGTTACCAATCAACCAAGCACCTTCAGGGTGCAGAGCGGTCTGACGGCAGTCGAAGTAGTAATCACTCTTTTTCCCAGAGGCGAGAGTGAAGTTTCCTTCTTTATAAGACTTCTCATACAGAAGTTTTGCAAGACGTTGTTTAAGATCTGCCATTTTCCGCTCCATAACGTATGTTAACTATAAATCTAAGAGTTGAATACACGGTCGAAAATCAAATCTTCGTGACGCAGGTAATAACTTGCATCAAAGATTTCATCCATCTTTTCAGAGGCAATACGCGCACTGATCTCTGG contains:
- the pyrE gene encoding orotate phosphoribosyltransferase, with amino-acid sequence MADLKQRLAKLLYEKSYKEGNFTLASGKKSDYYFDCRQTALHPEGAWLIGNLFYELICGLENAAEVKGVGGMTLGADPLVSSTSVISYEKGGHLPALIVRKQPKGHGTGQGVEGLANFAEGDVVVMLEDVVTTGGSVITAIERIEASGLKVSCVCAVLDRDEGGREALAERGYKLVSIFDRKELVALATN
- a CDS encoding TIGR01777 family oxidoreductase, with protein sequence MRAVLLGGSGFIGRALTSRLLENDVHVVVTSRNPQHGRYLIPEGHSFHVDFALWDGKDPEQLSTHIKSADAVINLIGSNIAAGRWTEERKEEIRNSRISAGNALCSAISMLEDRPKVVIQSSAIGFYGAHPTSPENSYVTEDSSAGQGFLASVCKEWEDSTACMDTSGTRRVIIRSGLVLGNGGVLHKFLPPFKFGVGGPLGNGKQVMSWIHIQDQVDAIIHIIKTSSCTGVFNLTSPNPETMDTFCRTLGSVLGKPSWLRVPAPLLRIALGEMAEELILQGQRVLPEKLLESGFCFSYPSLDDALANILRP
- a CDS encoding L,D-transpeptidase family protein; the protein is MRLLSYFFLICLWLSISVVPAFSGWQAVVTKDAAKLPMLVTVDKSKQFAQFFGQKASELSSSKIPCSSGQVKGDKQREGDKKTPEGIYFVENRRTSGLDYALYGKEAYTLNYPNPVDKLKEKDGHGIWIHGRGTPIVPRETKGCIALNNPDIADLDSKVTINTPVILAEQVAPYFKAGSDFVELKEKAQQWLAAWRNKSPDFLKMFSSEAFTKSMSESFSAFAQRKKRLFVRLPWIITWTNNVNVLQGPDYWVTWFDQYYRAPNLVSQGVRRLYWQKNSAGEFVIVGMEWKERKIGIEKAYLDAIASNVHNFLDGWIKDWKNESVDAYLSRYAHNAVQGSRRGVEAIAEHKREIWQQSKPVRIVLSDIKMSMSRRGLVVRMKQDYADSTGYADQGQKTLVLQPQGDQWVIVSEEWRS
- a CDS encoding sigma-54-dependent transcriptional regulator, with the protein product MPQSKARILIIDDEEGIRFSLRGILEDENYIVDEAESGELGLKAVKELSPDLVFLDIWLPGMDGMEVLTNIKQHDKTLPVIMISGHGNIETAVNAIKYGAHDFIEKPLSLEKVVIAADKALEFQNLRKENIALKSRIRTEQTIEITGNSAPVVELREQIERVAPTDTWVLITGENGTGKEIAARSIHAHSRRSEQPLVAVNCAAIPEELIESELFGHERGAFTGADQSKTGKFEMADNGTLFLDEIGDMSMKTQAKILRILQEQSFERVGGNKTIKVNVRVIAATNKTLEDEIREGNFREDLYYRLRVFPIYVPPLRERGSDIILLIQNFITALVAEHGFKPLSFDDEATTALLQYGWPGNVRELKNFVERMLIMYGGKTITAKMLPPEFSQFVQQPSASCEQLISGGSVDFKEARNHFEAAFLEAKLKEYEGNITRLAEAIGLERSYLYRKLRSYNIQSE